One genomic segment of Kogia breviceps isolate mKogBre1 chromosome 11, mKogBre1 haplotype 1, whole genome shotgun sequence includes these proteins:
- the SERTAD2 gene encoding SERTA domain-containing protein 2, whose amino-acid sequence MLGKGGKRKFDEHEDGLEGKIVSPSDGPSKVSYTLQRQTIFNISLMKLYNHRPLTEPSLQKTVLINNMLRRIQEELKQEGSLRPAFPASSPPADPLGSSYREAPSAFSHPAPAPCELGGAAPLEACLTPASLLEDDQDTFCTSPAAQPAAPARLTPPALPPEKDSFSSALDEIEELCPTSTSTEAAEATTDDPKGDSGGPGAQRPEGIQDGRPDDPKLMDSLPGNFEITTSTGFLTDLTLDDILFADIDTSMYDFDPCTSASGTSSKMSPVSADDLLKTLAPYSSQPVAPSQPFKMDLTELDHIMEVLVGS is encoded by the coding sequence ATGttggggaaaggaggaaaacGGAAGTTTGACGAGCATGAAGATGGGCTGGAAGGCAAAATCGTGTCCCCCTCCGACGGTCCGTCCAAGGTGTCTTACACCTTACAGCGCCAGACTATCTTCAACATTTCCCTTATGAAACTCTACAACCACAGGCCCCTCACAGAGCCCAGCTTGCAAAAGACCGTGCTCATCAACAACATGTTGAGGCGGATCCAGGAGGAGCTGAAGCAGGAGGGCAGCCTGAGGCCCGCGTTCCCCGCCTCTTCGCCGCCCGCCGACCCGCTAGGCTCCAGCTACCGGGAGGCGCCGTCAGCCTTCAGCCACCCCGCGCCCGCGCCCTGCGAGCTGGGCGGCGCTGCGCCCCTGGAGGCCTGCCTCACCCCCGCCTCACTGCTCGAGGACGACCAGGACACGTTTTGCACTTCCCCGGCTGCGCAGCCTGCGGCCCCCGCCAGACTCACACCTCCTGCCCTCCCGCCGGAAAAGGACAGCTTCTCCTCCGCCCTGGACGAGATTGAGGAGCTCTGTCCTACATCTACCTCCACGGAGGCCGCGGAGGCCACCACCGACGACCCGAAAGGGGACTCCGGCGGGCCCGGCGCGCAGAGACCCGAGGGGATCCAGGACGGCCGGCCCGACGACCCGAAACTGATGGACTCCCTGCCCGGCAACTTTGAGATCACCACGTCCACGGGCTTCCTGACAGACTTGACCCTGGACGACATCCTGTTTGCCGACATTGACACGTCCATGTACGACTTTGACCCCTGCACGTCCGCATCGGGGACATCCTCAAAAATGTCCCCCGTGTCGGCCGACGACCTCCTCAAGACGCTGGCCCCCTACAGCAGTCAGCCCGTCGCCCCGAGCCAGCCTTTCAAGATGGACCTCACGGAGCTGGACCACATCATGGAGGTGCTGGTCGGGTCCTGA